The nucleotide window GTGAAAGCTGGACTAAGTGGGATGTTATCGCTTCTCTTGGCGTAGTATTCCTGTGTGCTATGTTCTACTTGTATTTCTGGTAAGAAATATCATCTTTAAAATATCAGCTTTGCCAAAGATATTCTTTGGCAAAGCTTTTTTTGTAAACCTAAATTTGCACTATGACTTTAAGCTCTACTTTCTATAGTTCTCAGGACTCCTTTCTGGTCGCTGTCGACTGTATAATTCTTGGATTCAAGGAAAACGAGATCAGTCTTTTGGTCCACAAACGTGAAATGGAACCAGCCAAAGGAGGGATGTCGTTGATGGGGGGATTTCTTCAGAATGATGAATCACTCAATCAGGCTGCTACTCGTGTATTGACTAACCTGACTGGTCTGGAAAATATCTTTATGGAGCAGGTGGGAACGTATGGTGAGATTGATCGTGACCCGGGTGAGCGCGTAATCTCGGTCTGTTATTACGCTCTGATTGACCTGAGTTCCTATGACGATACATTACTCAAAAAACACAATGCGTTTTGGGTAAATATTAATAGTGCAGCTGAATTGATTTTTGACCACCCGCAAATGGTGGACGATGCAATTACAATCCTTCGCCGGAAAGCATCGATGCAACCGATCGGATTTAATCTGTTGCCGGAGAAATTTACGCTGACTCAATTGCAGGCGCTTTACGAAGCTATCTATGATCATTCGATGGATAAACGTAACTTCCGTAAGAAAATGCTGAGTATGGGATTCCTGCAAAAAACCGATGAGATTGACAAATCAGGTTCGAAGAAAGGAGCTTTCTATTATCAGTTCAAGGAAGATCGCAACGAACTGCTCAACACCAGCTACGCCTTCTAATCGGCAAGGCGTAGCATATTATCTAACTGGAGAATTTTGCCGCGATCAGTCAGGTATCGAATGACTGATATAATCTCGTCAGGTGTACCCGAAATCTGATTTACCAATTCATTCAGGGCAATTTTATCCTTCTGCATTATTTTTTCTATTTCTTCTTCTATTTGTGCAAACCGGTTTTGTGTAAGCCCGGTTTCATTCTTTTTCAGACAGATATCACAGGTACCGCACCGGTCTGCCTCTTTTTCTCCGAAATAGCCTAACAACATCTGGCTGCGACACTCTGTTTCAGAGCTGACGTAGTGCAACATCGCTTCGATGCGTTTTTCCAGACGCTCTTTTCGTTCTTCATATACCATGCGTGGAATGGAGATGTATTGGCTCTCTTCCCGTCGTTGGGTGTAAATGATGAACGGTGTTTTCTTTCCCGGTACATAATTAATGATGTGATGCTTGCTGAGCCAGAGCAATTGCTGATACACCTGGTCCCTCGTCATCTCAGTATGGCGTGCCAAAACCTCTTCGTGGATATAGACAAAGTCGGCAAAAAGACCGGTATGAAGTCGCAATAATACATGGATAAGTTTGTCCGCCTCTTCGAATTGCTTCAATTTGTAGAGTTCATCCCGATGTACGGAAAACATCACGCGGGACTTAGCATCCACTTCGTCGGTGTATTCGATATACCCGGATTGGTCGAGCAGTTTCAGTGCGTAATGGGTGGGTAGGAGTGGGAGTTTATAGCGGTGACAGAAGTCAGGCAACAGGAAATCGAAAGCAGCCTGGAAGCCATACCCCACTCCAATTACCAGATAACTTCCCAGATGGTCATATACCTTTTTGATGAAATCACGGTCGGGAAAGCTGTCGGAAATACGTCTTTTTAGCGTTGTTTTATCGCTTTTGGCAAAGAGAGCAACGGCATAGGATTTCAGTCCGTCCCGACCTGCTCGGCCAGCTTCCTGATAATATTCTTCTAATGAATCGGGCAGGTCAATATGCACGACTAATCGCACATCGGGTTTATCAATACCCATGCCGAATGCGTTTGTCGAAACCATCACCTGAAACGTTCCCTTCATCCAGTCGTTTTGCTTTTGCTCTTTGATATCGGGAGCCAAACCGGCGTGGAAGAAGTCAGCGGATATGCCCTGCTTTTGAAGCTCCACAGCTACCTCTTTCGTTTTTCGGCGGTTGCGGGTATAGACGATGGTCGAACCTTTTACCCGTTGCAGTATATGGCGCAGTTCGCTGAGTTTGTCATCGGTACGGCGCACGACATACGCTACATTCTGGCGGTAGAAGCTCTTCTGGAAAACATTGTACTCCTTAAATCCGAGTTTGTCCTGAATGTCTTTGACCACTTCTGGAGTTGCAGTGGCAGTCAGTGCCAGAACAGGTATTCCGGACAATACTTGCCGGATTTCTGAAATTTTGAGGTAAGAGGGACGGAAATCATATCCCCATTGCGAGATACAATGCGCTTCGTCTATCACAAGCAAAGAGACTTTCATCCATTGCATTTTCTGCATAAATAGTTCTGTGCCGAGACGTTCGGGGGAAATATACAGAAACTTGTAGCCACCGTAGATGCAATTGTCGAGCGTAATCTCAATCTCTCTGGAGGGCATGCCGGAATAGACGGCAGCCGCTTTTATTCCCCGTTTCTTCAGGTTATCCACCTGGTCTTTCATCAACGCAATCAGTGGCGTGACTACCAAGGTAATCCCCTCCAGATAGAGTCCCGGCACCTGGAAAGTGATGGACTTCCCTCCTCCGGTGGGCATCAGCCCGAGCGTATCGCGTCCTTCGCATACCGAGCGGATAATATCTTCCTGCAGCGGGCGAAAGTCGGGATAACCCCAGTATTGTTGAAGGATTTCTTTGAAAGAAGCCATGGAAATAATTAAGAAATTAAAGAATGAAGGAATTAAGAGAATTATCTGTGGTTATACTTTCTGCATACGTCTTTTGTCTGATATCTTTGTTTTTTTGTCTTATCTGACATTTTTCAAATCTTCAAATTTCCACATTTTCAAATTTTCTTTCCGTTTCGGGTTAATGATGCCCAGATTCCCACCATACTCAGCGCGATGAAAATGCTGAAAGTGATGGGCAACGTTTCCATGAAACGGTCGTAATTGGCAGGGCTGATTTTCGCCTGACCGATGAAGATGTGAATCAGCAAAGTGGCAATCCCCATGCTGATCATCTGGCCGGTATTGCGCATGGTGGCCACCATGGCAGAAGCGATTCCCAGGTCTTTCTTCTCCACCGAACCCATGATTGCAGAGGTGTTGGGAGACGAAAACAGTCCGAAGCCCGTCCCGAGAATAACCAGACAAACGGTCAGATAAGCGTGCGAAGTTCCAGAGTCCAGAAAAAGCAGCAATCCCAAACCGAGGCAGATAACTCCCAAACCTGTCGATGCAATCAGTCCGGGTGAATATTTATCGGAGAGCCTGCCGGACAGCGAAGCGGTAATCGCCATCAGGATAGGTTGGATAACCAATATAATGCCGGTGTCTGCCGGAGATAATCCTTTGATGTATTGCAAATAGAGGCTCAGAATGAAGGTAATCGCATAGGTGGTTGCATAATTAATCAATGCAGCCAGATTGGAAAAGGCGAAGAGCCGGTTATTGAATAAGAGCTTTACATCCAGGACCGGAAATGAGCTGCTTTTTTCAATCGTTACAAAATAACCAATGCCCAGAATGCCTGCAAATGCCAGGAAGATATTGGTCCAGTCTGGCAATCCCGAAAAGCCATAGACAAAGGCAAACATCGAAAGGATATAGAGGAATGCACCTTTGCGGTCGAAAGGTTGCGGGTACTCCTGCTTCCAGTCGGTGCGGATGACGAGTTTGGTGGTGATTGCAACGAAGAGCGCCAGCGCCAGCACGATGTAGAACAGACTGCGCCAACCGAATGTCTGTGTGAGGAAGCCGCCCAACACCGGTGCCGCAGAAAGTCCGAGATAAACCGCAGTTACATTAAGCCCGATTGCTTTTCCACGTTCCTGCGGAGGAAAAGCTGAAGTAACAATGGCGGTATTGGTACTGAACATCATCGCACCGCCCAATCCCTGCACGAATCGTGCCGTAATCAGCAATCCTATGGATGTCGATAACGCGCAAGCTAATGTCGCTGCTGCCAGTATCAGACTTCCAATGATAAATATCCGTACCCGCCCATACTGGTCGGCCAGTTTGCCGAAAGGAACGGGAAATACCGCTGTTGATAAAAGAAACGACATCGTCACCCAGCTCATTGTCAACGCCCCGATAGAGAATTCCGCGCCAATTTGCGGCAGTGCAATATTTACAGATGCTCCCATAAAGGGCGTGATGAACGAGGTGATCATCATCAGGGCGAGTATGAGGTTTTTGTTGGGCATTGTTTTAGCTTATTTCAAACATTCCGGCAACATACACAAAAAATCCACGCAACGATCGTAGTTTAGTTCGTAATAGTTCACGCCCAAATTTAATGTGTTGTAATACTGCTGTTGATTGATTTTGTAATGCTCTTCAGACGGTAGCTTCCAGTACTGCATTCCAAGTTTCTCAGCAATGAACCATTTCTCTAACAAACGGGCTGCACGACCATTCCCATCGCGAAAAGGATGGATGTGGACAAATCGCATATGTATCAGGGCTGCATAATAGAATACCTCTTCTTCCGAAAGATTGTGGCTAAGCAGTTCTGTAATTTGCTCAAAAAGCGTAGCCATTTCCTGTTTGACAAACTCCGGCTCCACCGCCAGATAGGCTAATCCGGTTTTGTTGAAAACACCCACCTGTTCAGTCCGGTATTTTCCCCGTTTGCTTTTAATGAGCAGCGTTTCGGAAAGGACTTTATGACAATGCAACAGATTTGCCTCGGTCAGGGGATTGTGTTGGGCGAATTCGTAAGTGGTGATCAGGTTCTCAATCTCAGCAATCTCTTTCCCTACCTTAAACTTCTCCTTGCTCAATTCATAATTCATAAAGGAATTGAGGTCAATGCTGTTTCCTTCGATATTAGACGAATATACTGCGGAAGCTTTGGTCAGAAAGTCAAATCCGCCCCTTTTTTCCGAAAAATCATATGCTGCAATCCATCCGGGGATCTGATTGCCGATTCGGTCGGTGAATGTTGTGAAGTACTTCTTGGTGGTGATATTCATATTATCAGAGTCTATTTATTGAAAAATTGAATTCGGTCTAATTTCAAGTGTATAGTTTGTCATATACTGAATTCTTCAATGAATATCTCATTAATTCTATCTATGAAACTGTTATCTGGATTTGATTGTAAAACTGAATCTCGATATTCATTATACAATTCAAGAATTTCTTTTTCAGAGCTTTTATTAATAAGTGACAGGTCAAGAATTTCACCTTTGTTTAAGTCATTAGGCTCGAATTTTTGAAGTCCATTTCCATATTCTCTTCGGTTATCTTCAAATATACTTTTTGCTGTATCTGTTAATAGATAGGCAAACAATAAATCTGTTTTAATAGATGGAAATAATCCAGACTTAACAGGGTATATACAATGAAATGTGGTTAAGTTTGAGATCTCAGCTTCATTTCTAATAAATCTCAAGCCGTTTCTATTAAATACTGAAACCCATATTGGTGCAGGAGGTCTCTTTTCCAGAGAATACCAAGGTTTACGACAAGCAGTTAAATACTTTCTGTCTATTCCTTGTTGCTCTCCGAACTTGATGTACTTCTTAACACTATCACTATTTGTGTTAACAGCGTTAAAAAGGAAAATGCTCTTATTGTTATCCTTTAATTTCTTAAAATCATCAGTTGTGAAAAAAGAGCCTTTAGTGTCAGCAGCTTTACAGATACAAGGCATAAGATATTTTTCATCAATACCATACTCAAGTGCTTTTGCTTTTGAGAAAGTAAAATATTCATTTGCACCAGTGGCAATACCTCGTACTACTTTTGCGAAAGTGGAAAACGGAACAAGATTTTTAAAACCCAATGATTTTTGTTCTTGATAATATCTTCTCCATTTTTTATTTGGATCGAGCTGAGTTATCTTATAGCAATTTTCACTATCAAAATTATCAGGATAATTATCTATATAATTATCAAGTTGACTTAGTTCTGATAAATTGCAGATAGTTGAGAACTTAATATTATTACTTTGCTCATCATTTGAACAAAGAATAATACAAGCAGTAGTTAATGCATCATCAAATATATTCTCTTCAAAGTCGAAAATAATAATATGCCTTAATGTGTTACTATTTAATAAATAAGACTTGACAAGCTTCCCGTAATCTGCGTTTAAGAACTCTGAAGGAATAATATACGCAGCACGTCCATTAAATTCAAGCTGATAGATGGACTTTAAAAGGAAAAGGGTATATAAATTGGAGAATCCAGTAAGCTTAACCTTTAATTTAGATTCTATTTCCTTTAAAATAGCTTTATTGTCATAGTCATGGAATTTAAAGTAAGGTGGATTACAGATTATTCCATCATACTTATTCTCCCAATCATTATACATGTAATCTTCAAGATGAATTTTTAAAGACGGTATGAAATTAAATATCGGTTCTGCTTTTGAATATATATATTCATCAATCTCAAAACCTTTAATATCAATATTCGTTTTGTGAGTTAATAAAGCTCTTGAAAATATACCTAGGCCAAAAGCAGGATCCAATACTGATTTCAGACTTTTGTTGCCTAAGAGCCATTTTGCCATTAAGTCTGCAATCGGATATGGAGTGAAAAATTGGGCAAATTTCTTCCGATGTTCTAACGATGTTTGTATTGAGTAGTCTTTCTCAATGGATTTATTTGCTGCAAATATGTTTTTGTATTCTATCATCAAAATTCTTCTTCTGCTATTCCTAAGATGTTTCGTAATTCGTCAATATTTAAATAGGCGGTGCCTCCTTTGAAAGTCACATAAAATAGTAATCGACCTCTATCCATTTCTTTTCTAACACTTTCATGTTCAGGTTCATCAATTCTGTATGCAATCTGCATTCCACTCTTTGAATTGATTTTTATAGTTGTTTTGTTTTGATTTTTAGTATCAGCTTCTACAGAAAATATGATATCTTCTTTGTCTGGATCAGCAATTATTTGTAGTATTTGTTGAAAGGAAATACCATATACTTTATCGAAGAAAACTTGAAAATAAAAATGAGGTACATTAAATGTTTCAATCCATTTATATACAACTTTAATGTCTTCAACTTTTGGCGTTATTGAAAGATAGTCTCTTTTTTGAATTTCTTTAATTGACTTTTTAAGTTCTTTGAAGAGTTCGTTTAATTGCAATAATCTTTCTGATGAGCGCCAACCAGGAACTTTAAAATCAGCAACACTAAGTGTTTCACGAGTTATTGCTTCTAATACAGGGATATATTTCTTTCTAACTGGATGTTCAAGAAGATCAATAAATTCATTAAGAATTTTATCTCTTGCTTGTAAAGCAAGTTGAGTAAATCGTTCTGTCTTTTCTTGCATAGCTGCTTCATAACGATCAATTAAGAATGCACTTGAACGTACTTCAATGCCAGCAATTGCTTTTTTTACATACTCAGTGATAGTTTGATGAGCAATATGACTTATATCATATCCAAGTTCTTGATTAAAATCCTCTTTTTTGAAGATTAAAATATCAGGTCTTTTACCAATAGTGTCAAGTTCTTCCTGAAACTCTTGGTAAAAAGTATCGAATCCATCTTCTCCAGCAACTAAATCATCTGATTTTCCATATTTAATTGCAATAAAGTTCTTTGATGTTTCATTGATTGCTCGGAATATCAGATTTTCAGCCCAATCTCCTTGTTCTTTGTTTGTAATAAAATTAGATGAAGCTTGAGTAGGAATTCTAGCTTGATCTCTAGGTAAACTAAAATCAACTAAAGATGGTGGTACTATCTTTGTTAGTTCTTTTATGGTATTATAATAACTCATATTTAATTCTTTACATGTTAGTATTATTCGTCACTCCTCCGACGGCTTAATATCCTTAATCAGCAACTGTATCGAAATATTTCCCCCGTAAGTATTTTCTTCAATCGTGTAGCAGATATCAAACGGATTGAGGTTCTTGATGTAGTCGTTGTGCCCGTACATGCCGAAAGCGATTCCGTTCATGATGCTTTCCGAGTTACTGTCGATCAACTCCAGTTTGAGGTGCTCCTGGTCTTTACCCACGAGGCGGCTGGTGCCGTAGTCATAGACGCGTCGGGTGCAGAAGACCGGCTTCTGGTTTTCGGGGCCGAAGGGGGAAAACTGCTTCAGGATGCGGAAGAATTTCGGTGTGATGTCGCTGAAATTGATCGTGGCATCTACATCCATGTGAGGCACGAGCTGGTTGGGCTGAATATTCTCGGCAACGAAGGCTTCGAAGCGTTTGGAGAAAGCTTCCACATTTTCTTCCTTCATGGAGAGACCTGCCGCAAATGGGTGTCCGCCGAAGTTTTCGAGCAGGTCGCGGCAATTTTCGATGGCCTTATAGACATCAAATCCCTGGATGGAGCGGGCAGAACCGGTCGCAAGTCCATTCGACAAAGTCAGCACCACCGCAGGTTTATAATAAAGCTCCGTCAGGCGGGAAGCCACGATTCCGATTACCCCCTTGTGCCAACGATCGTTGTAGATCACGATCGACTTGCGGTCGGCCATGTCTTTCCAGTTTTCGAGTACGGTGTTGGCCTCTTCGGTGATGCTTTTATCGAGTTCCTTTCGTTTTTCGTTTTGCAAGTTGATGCTTTCCGATTTTTCGCGGGCGAAAGTCAGGTCTTTCGAGATAAGCAATTCTACCGATTCCCGGCCCGATTGTACACGTCCGGAAGCATTCAGGCGTGGCCCGATTTTGAAAACGATGTCGCTCAGCGTGATCTCTTTTTCGCTCATGCCGCACATGTCGATGATGCTTTTCAGTCCGATACAAGCATTGGTATTGAGCATTTTCAGACCGTGGAAGGCGAGGATGCGGTTTTCTCCTGTGATGGGGACAATATCTGCTGCGATACTTACCGCCACGAGGTCGAGCAGCTGATACAGCAGCGAAAGGTCAATCCCGTTGCTGATGGCGAAGGCCTGCATAAACTTAAATCCCACGCCACAGGCCGAAAGGTGTGTGTAGGGATAGGTTTCGTCCGGACGCTTCGGGTCGAGGATGGCGCACGCATCGGGCAGCACATCATCGGGCTTGTGGTGGTCGCAGATGATGAAGTCCACGCCTTTTCGCTTGGCATAATCTATCTTTTCCACCGCTTTTATACCGCAGTCAAGCACGATAATCAGTTTGAAATCATTTTCCCAGGCAAAATCAATCCCTTTGTAGGAGACGCCGTAACCTTCGTCGGTGCGGTCGGGAATATAGAAGTCGAGGTTTGAATAGAAGTTGCGCAGGAATTTATAGACCACGGCTACCGAAGTGGTTCCATCCACATCGTAGTCACCGTAAACGAGAATCTTCTCCTTGCGGCCCATTGCGAGGTTAAGGCGTTCCACCGCTTTGTCCATCTCCTTCATCAGGAAAGGGTCGTGCAGGTCTTGCAGTTGCGGACGGAAGAATTTCTTCGCTTCCTCGATGGTGGTAATTTTGCGTTGAAGTAGTAATTGCGAAAGTACGGGGTTGATGCCCAGTTCTCTGGCCATCTCTTCCTGTACGCTCGACAATTCAGGGGCAGGACTTAGAAAGTTCCATTTATTTATCATGAGTCAATTATTTTCTATTTCGGGAGCGTAAATTTACGAATTGTTTCGCGGAGGGGGAAATGTTTTCGTCCACGAATGCACACTAATTCGCACGAATTATTTATTAGTGTGAATCTTCACCGGTGTACTTTGATCCCGAAATAGAGGGAAAATAGAATATCAGGAGGAAATTCTCTTTCTGCTGTTCATTTTTGTTTCTATACTCTTCTTCGTGATAATTCGTGAAAATTCGTGGACAAACAATTCTTTCCGGAAAATTCCTGGACCATCATATTGGCGTAAATTCCCTACCTTTGTCGGAAAATATTCAGCATCATGATCAAATTAATCATATTCGACCTTGACGGAACGTTACTCAATACAGTAGCCGACCTGGCCAACAGTACCAACTTCGCTCTGGAGCAATGCGGATTTTCTACACATGAAACCGCGGCGTACAACTTTTTCGTGGGTAATGGCATCAACAAGCTTTTCGAACGCGCTTTGCCCGAAGGAGAGAAGACGCAGGAGAACATCCTGCGCGTGCGCGGATTCTTCCTGCCTTATTACGAGAAATATAATTCCGTTTACAGCGCGCCTTACGCGGGAATTCCCGAAGTGCTGAAAACACTTCACGAGAAAGGTTACAAACTGGCGGTGGCTTCCAATAAATATCACGCCGGTACATTGCAAATGATTGAGCAGTTCTTTCCTGAAATTCCTTTTACAGCGGTACTCGGACAGCGCGAAGGTATTCCCGCCAAACCGCATCCGCAAATCGTTAAAGATGTGCTGGAAATTGCCGGTGTATCCAAAGAGGAAACACTTTACGTCGGAGATTCCGGTGTGGATATGGAGACGGTGCTCAACAGCGAAGTAACCGGAGTAGGGGTAACGTGGGGATTCCGTCCGTTGGAAGAGTTGCAGCAGTTTAACCCGAAATACATCATTCACAAACCGGAAGAGATTTTGGAGATTGTAGAGAAATTACGATAGGAACGCGAAGCTTCGCGTTGTATTATAACAAAACCCGGTTTCAATGATTGAATTGAAATCGGGTTTTGTGTTTCTGGTAATTCTTGTAAATCCGACAAGCGGCATGAAACCGCTGTTCGGTGTGGGTTTCGAATTGCTCTGAGGTAAGCGAACAGCGGCTCAAAGCCGCTTGTCGCGTTTAAACTATGACGGTTTATTTCCACCATTTTATATCTTCTTTTCTCTGGGCATCTTTTATCTCTGTGGTTTTCTTTAGAGATTGCCATGCTTTCATGTAATTATCCCAACCTGAATTTCTATACTTTTCATTTACCATAAATTCACCAGTTCCAGTATCGAGATTACCCGAATCGGGTATGCGATAATCTCCCCAATTACATTTCTTAGTAATCTTTGTTTTATAACTAGTCCAAGTTGCTTTACATTGATTATTTGAATATTCATCTCCCATTATCATTAATGCGTCATAACTTAAAGTCCCTTTTTTATCAATGCAAAAATAAGTAGTCATATTGCCATTGAAATAACCACTGGAAAGATGAATACTATCTTCAAATAATTCAACTTTACAATCTACAAAACCTTGTTTAAATTCCGGTGAATCCGATTTCTTGTATTGTTTAGCCCGAATAACTGTAATTGATCCAGAGAAGCAACAGATGTTGTTTTTTACTCTGGTTTTTCCTAAAACATTATATCGATATGGATTTGATTTGTCCTTTTTTACTGATGTATAATGAATTTCGAATCGTTGATAATTATCTCCGATAAAGCCAAGAGGTTCAGGGAAAACAATCCTTTCTCCATCATCTTGTGTTATGATGCTATCAGCACTCCATAATTTAGATAAATTATATTTCTTGATCGATGTATAGAATTCATTTGTTTCTGAATTTTGAGCTTTCACTATTATACATCCCCAGATAAACAATAAGAGTATTAAGATTCTTCTTTTCATTGTTATTTCTCTTTTTTTCTTCTAAATATTTTCTATTTGCACTCAATGCCTAGTTCAAGTTTGAGCGTAGCGGGAACTTGGACTCAAAATTAATACAGTTTTCAAACTGATATTTCTTAAGCAGTTGCAAACTGCTCTTGTTTTAGGTCCAAGTTCTGAAAACTTGAACCAGAAGAGGCTAATCAAAAAGTTCCTTGTTTGGGACGTTTTCCTTTCCATTCAATTCTATTTTCTTAGTTTTAAACAAATCTTCTACTGCAGCCTTTATGAGTTTCTTTTTGATGTTTATTTTTGTACCAGGATTGTCGAATAAATAGATAGATTGCCCATTCTGTTCTAATAAAATGCCATAATTCTTTTCCCAATAGAATATATTTCTATCAAATCTCTTGAATTTATAACTCTGAATAGAGTATTGTTTTATCTCTTTATTCGAGAAGGAATTTATCATTACAAGAGTGTCGTATGCTAATGGCCCAACCCCAATAGGTGCAAAAAGAAAGGATAGTTTCTCTTTAGATTCGGGAAAAATATATGTGGCATTTATATTTGAAACCTCGCGGTAATTATTGAATAATGTGAATATGCTTTCTGTTGTAGTATTTGATAAGGTGTAGAAGAAATTTACGCAGGTTTTATATTGATACTTGTGATGATTCTGTTGATTCATCTGGAAGTAATAACACCTTAACTTACCAGATTGAGTTGAAAATAGTTTGTTCTCTTTTTTATTCGAACATCCATATATTAATAGCAATATTGCAAATGATAATATGCATTTTATTTTCATAGTTATTCTTTTGTATTATCACGTTCCTCAAAATCCGACAAGCGGCCTGAAGCCGCTCTTCGGTGTGGGCTTTGAATCGCTCTGCGGCAAGCGAACAGCGGCTCAAAGCCGCTTGTCGCGTTAGATGATTTATGAACGATAGTTGCCCGAGGTTATCAATTATTCCCTCATTATCAAATCAACGACCCGATAACTTGTATTACCGGGTCGTATCCTGTTTATATCAATTCATTATTAACCGTAGAATGTCTCTTACCGAACAATTACTAAGCATAGCGTGAAACCGGTGCTGAAACAGTGCGTTGATCGTTGCTGCCGATGGCAATAACTCTCACCCAGTATTTCTTTCCCGGAATCAGTCCTTTGATGATAAATTCGGA belongs to Parabacteroides sp. FAFU027 and includes:
- a CDS encoding NUDIX hydrolase, with the protein product MTLSSTFYSSQDSFLVAVDCIILGFKENEISLLVHKREMEPAKGGMSLMGGFLQNDESLNQAATRVLTNLTGLENIFMEQVGTYGEIDRDPGERVISVCYYALIDLSSYDDTLLKKHNAFWVNINSAAELIFDHPQMVDDAITILRRKASMQPIGFNLLPEKFTLTQLQALYEAIYDHSMDKRNFRKKMLSMGFLQKTDEIDKSGSKKGAFYYQFKEDRNELLNTSYAF
- a CDS encoding class I SAM-dependent DNA methyltransferase, with product MIEYKNIFAANKSIEKDYSIQTSLEHRKKFAQFFTPYPIADLMAKWLLGNKSLKSVLDPAFGLGIFSRALLTHKTNIDIKGFEIDEYIYSKAEPIFNFIPSLKIHLEDYMYNDWENKYDGIICNPPYFKFHDYDNKAILKEIESKLKVKLTGFSNLYTLFLLKSIYQLEFNGRAAYIIPSEFLNADYGKLVKSYLLNSNTLRHIIIFDFEENIFDDALTTACIILCSNDEQSNNIKFSTICNLSELSQLDNYIDNYPDNFDSENCYKITQLDPNKKWRRYYQEQKSLGFKNLVPFSTFAKVVRGIATGANEYFTFSKAKALEYGIDEKYLMPCICKAADTKGSFFTTDDFKKLKDNNKSIFLFNAVNTNSDSVKKYIKFGEQQGIDRKYLTACRKPWYSLEKRPPAPIWVSVFNRNGLRFIRNEAEISNLTTFHCIYPVKSGLFPSIKTDLLFAYLLTDTAKSIFEDNRREYGNGLQKFEPNDLNKGEILDLSLINKSSEKEILELYNEYRDSVLQSNPDNSFIDRINEIFIEEFSI
- a CDS encoding AccI family restriction endonuclease, with the translated sequence MSYYNTIKELTKIVPPSLVDFSLPRDQARIPTQASSNFITNKEQGDWAENLIFRAINETSKNFIAIKYGKSDDLVAGEDGFDTFYQEFQEELDTIGKRPDILIFKKEDFNQELGYDISHIAHQTITEYVKKAIAGIEVRSSAFLIDRYEAAMQEKTERFTQLALQARDKILNEFIDLLEHPVRKKYIPVLEAITRETLSVADFKVPGWRSSERLLQLNELFKELKKSIKEIQKRDYLSITPKVEDIKVVYKWIETFNVPHFYFQVFFDKVYGISFQQILQIIADPDKEDIIFSVEADTKNQNKTTIKINSKSGMQIAYRIDEPEHESVRKEMDRGRLLFYVTFKGGTAYLNIDELRNILGIAEEEF
- a CDS encoding MFS transporter, whose translation is MPNKNLILALMMITSFITPFMGASVNIALPQIGAEFSIGALTMSWVTMSFLLSTAVFPVPFGKLADQYGRVRIFIIGSLILAAATLACALSTSIGLLITARFVQGLGGAMMFSTNTAIVTSAFPPQERGKAIGLNVTAVYLGLSAAPVLGGFLTQTFGWRSLFYIVLALALFVAITTKLVIRTDWKQEYPQPFDRKGAFLYILSMFAFVYGFSGLPDWTNIFLAFAGILGIGYFVTIEKSSSFPVLDVKLLFNNRLFAFSNLAALINYATTYAITFILSLYLQYIKGLSPADTGIILVIQPILMAITASLSGRLSDKYSPGLIASTGLGVICLGLGLLLFLDSGTSHAYLTVCLVILGTGFGLFSSPNTSAIMGSVEKKDLGIASAMVATMRNTGQMISMGIATLLIHIFIGQAKISPANYDRFMETLPITFSIFIALSMVGIWASLTRNGKKI
- a CDS encoding ATP-dependent DNA helicase RecQ; its protein translation is MASFKEILQQYWGYPDFRPLQEDIIRSVCEGRDTLGLMPTGGGKSITFQVPGLYLEGITLVVTPLIALMKDQVDNLKKRGIKAAAVYSGMPSREIEITLDNCIYGGYKFLYISPERLGTELFMQKMQWMKVSLLVIDEAHCISQWGYDFRPSYLKISEIRQVLSGIPVLALTATATPEVVKDIQDKLGFKEYNVFQKSFYRQNVAYVVRRTDDKLSELRHILQRVKGSTIVYTRNRRKTKEVAVELQKQGISADFFHAGLAPDIKEQKQNDWMKGTFQVMVSTNAFGMGIDKPDVRLVVHIDLPDSLEEYYQEAGRAGRDGLKSYAVALFAKSDKTTLKRRISDSFPDRDFIKKVYDHLGSYLVIGVGYGFQAAFDFLLPDFCHRYKLPLLPTHYALKLLDQSGYIEYTDEVDAKSRVMFSVHRDELYKLKQFEEADKLIHVLLRLHTGLFADFVYIHEEVLARHTEMTRDQVYQQLLWLSKHHIINYVPGKKTPFIIYTQRREESQYISIPRMVYEERKERLEKRIEAMLHYVSSETECRSQMLLGYFGEKEADRCGTCDICLKKNETGLTQNRFAQIEEEIEKIMQKDKIALNELVNQISGTPDEIISVIRYLTDRGKILQLDNMLRLAD
- a CDS encoding Fic family protein; translated protein: MNITTKKYFTTFTDRIGNQIPGWIAAYDFSEKRGGFDFLTKASAVYSSNIEGNSIDLNSFMNYELSKEKFKVGKEIAEIENLITTYEFAQHNPLTEANLLHCHKVLSETLLIKSKRGKYRTEQVGVFNKTGLAYLAVEPEFVKQEMATLFEQITELLSHNLSEEEVFYYAALIHMRFVHIHPFRDGNGRAARLLEKWFIAEKLGMQYWKLPSEEHYKINQQQYYNTLNLGVNYYELNYDRCVDFLCMLPECLK